In Anaerolineales bacterium, one DNA window encodes the following:
- a CDS encoding UPF0175 family protein: MTIHLEIPDSVAEAMRLPGGERQQRLLLELAVSLYTQGILSFGKARQLCGMTKFEFGLLLGQRGVPRHYSREDLQDDLTYAGR; this comes from the coding sequence ATGACCATTCATCTTGAAATCCCCGATTCGGTAGCGGAAGCCATGCGCCTGCCGGGCGGCGAGCGCCAGCAGCGATTGCTGCTTGAACTGGCGGTTTCCCTGTACACACAGGGGATCCTGTCCTTCGGCAAGGCGCGTCAGTTGTGCGGAATGACAAAATTCGAATTCGGCCTTTTACTCGGACAGCGCGGCGTACCGCGGCATTATTCCAGGGAAGATTTGCAGGATGATTTGACCTATGCCGGTCGCTAG
- a CDS encoding cyclic-di-AMP receptor, whose product MKMIIIIVKDNDADTLTQAFTAGSFRVTRVASTGGFLRSGVVTMLLGVEDDQVDAAITTARTSLPPKEAEKRATLFVVPVHHYEQI is encoded by the coding sequence ATGAAAATGATCATCATCATCGTAAAGGATAACGACGCCGACACGCTCACACAGGCCTTCACGGCCGGGAGTTTCCGCGTGACACGCGTGGCATCCACCGGCGGTTTTTTACGCAGCGGGGTTGTCACCATGCTGTTGGGCGTGGAAGACGACCAGGTGGATGCGGCCATCACAACAGCGCGCACTTCACTGCCGCCGAAGGAGGCTGAAAAACGCGCCACCCTGTTTGTCGTCCCTGTGCATCACTACGAACAGATCTAG
- a CDS encoding cyclic-di-AMP receptor yields MTNPHVHLLLVAVVQDQDLETATKALKNVGASLTYLSSAGGFLGRRNATLLIGLPAEKESQALAALQEACRQRIEYMTLPLEGSPMPMPAPVPVTVGGAKVFALPVERFEQL; encoded by the coding sequence ATGACAAATCCCCACGTCCACTTATTGTTGGTAGCCGTTGTGCAGGACCAGGACCTCGAAACTGCGACCAAAGCCCTGAAAAACGTCGGTGCATCGCTGACGTATCTTTCCAGCGCCGGCGGTTTTTTGGGAAGACGCAACGCCACCCTGCTGATCGGCCTGCCTGCCGAGAAGGAATCACAGGCATTGGCTGCGCTACAGGAAGCCTGCCGTCAGCGCATTGAATATATGACCCTCCCATTGGAAGGTTCCCCGATGCCCATGCCGGCCCCCGTCCCTGTGACGGTTGGCGGCGCAAAGGTATTCGCTTTACCTGTGGAAAGATTTGAACAACTCTGA
- a CDS encoding cation:proton antiporter, translating to MSVFLQLAFLLSIILLAAKTAGYLSTRIGQPSVLGELIVGILLGPSLLNLFGISFIAHELSEFIRLFGEMGVLLLMFLAGLEFQFDDLRDNMRVAVFSGTMGVVGPVLLGWGTGLLFGMTHAAALFLGLTLGATSVSISAQTLMELKVLRTRVGLSLLGAAIFDDILIILLLSVFLAFLGGGGGGGLDILLIIIRMAGFIVLSVMFGMRILPWIIRRVSKLQISQGLLSVSLVTMFTYSIASEYAGGLAAITGAFIAGLMLARTPEKERIETGVHAMAYGLFVPVFFVQIGLSINLRGFPPQALLFTSALVLVAIIGKWLGAGLGAKLGGLSGRESVQLGAGMISRGEVGLIAASIGISNKLVGTNEFSAIVVMILVTTLITPPILRALFARKDVKGQEIHLEAGQGRASSEAVELEAS from the coding sequence ATGAGTGTTTTCCTGCAACTGGCTTTCCTTCTTTCGATCATCCTGCTTGCCGCGAAGACGGCGGGGTACTTAAGCACGCGCATCGGACAGCCCTCCGTGCTGGGTGAATTGATCGTGGGAATTCTGCTCGGTCCATCCCTCCTGAATCTGTTTGGGATTTCCTTCATTGCGCACGAACTTTCCGAATTCATCCGCCTGTTCGGTGAAATGGGTGTTTTACTGCTGATGTTCCTTGCCGGACTGGAATTCCAGTTTGATGACTTGAGGGACAATATGCGTGTCGCAGTTTTTTCAGGGACGATGGGCGTGGTGGGGCCCGTCTTGCTGGGATGGGGGACGGGGCTGCTCTTCGGCATGACGCACGCCGCCGCGCTCTTTCTTGGTCTGACACTAGGCGCGACCAGTGTCAGCATTTCAGCGCAGACACTGATGGAACTCAAGGTCCTGCGCACGCGCGTCGGATTAAGCCTGCTTGGTGCGGCAATCTTTGACGATATTCTGATCATCCTTTTACTTTCTGTTTTTCTCGCTTTTCTTGGCGGGGGCGGGGGCGGTGGACTTGATATTCTGCTGATCATCATCCGCATGGCCGGTTTCATCGTTTTATCGGTCATGTTCGGGATGCGCATCCTGCCGTGGATCATCCGCCGTGTCTCAAAGTTGCAGATCAGCCAGGGACTGCTCAGCGTTTCGCTTGTCACCATGTTCACGTACAGCATTGCCTCCGAATATGCTGGCGGGCTGGCGGCAATTACAGGCGCATTTATTGCAGGATTGATGCTGGCGCGCACACCTGAAAAAGAGCGCATCGAAACAGGCGTCCATGCAATGGCATACGGGCTGTTTGTACCGGTCTTCTTTGTGCAAATCGGCTTATCCATTAATCTGCGCGGCTTTCCACCACAGGCATTGCTTTTTACCAGCGCTCTCGTACTGGTTGCGATAATCGGAAAATGGCTGGGCGCAGGCCTGGGCGCAAAACTGGGCGGACTTTCAGGACGCGAATCCGTGCAGCTGGGTGCAGGCATGATCTCGCGCGGCGAGGTCGGTTTGATCGCGGCGAGCATCGGGATAAGCAATAAACTCGTCGGCACAAATGAATTTTCAGCAATTGTTGTCATGATCCTCGTCACCACATTGATCACACCGCCCATCCTGCGGGCATTGTTCGCGCGGAAGGATGTCAAAGGCCAGGAAATACATCTCGAAGCCGGGCAGGGTCGGGCTTCATCCGAGGCGGTGGAATTGGAGGCGTCGTGA
- a CDS encoding glucosyl-3-phosphoglycerate synthase: MNSVSKNNLISKVLVAVVHGCDQTSAVNAGHAVAGGEKILLAGFIYVPEGQSLSTATLHARELRKTLKQLYKVKRNNKWAQVHVSHRPWDDLVKVIEDEQPDLLILEYPNQFEALQVTVSEVLTQTPCNIAIVNQKITADIKSALIPIRGGPYTGLALRIALSLNRTQHTKISSLHLFSQNMTAAQDVAFKGAERVLRNLPEIQRNEVITDYPIDTIYKSSQEHDLIIMGTSARPNEPPVIGTAAEKMMNESRHGVLLVKTKLPYEVNPASEEAGQSAISVLVDKWFAENTFHGDEFKDLKYLLSLKEKQGIAISLALPALNEEETVGKVITTIQNALMTEVPLLDEIVLMDSNSTDRTRQIAEGLGVPVHIHQETLPNYKARPGKGEALWKSLYCTRGDIIIWIDTDIVNISPHFVYGLIGPLLLKPELNFVKGFYRRPLKVGNKMQAGSGGRVTELTARPLINLFYPELSGIVQPLSGEYGGRRKALEQLPFFSGYGVEIGLLIDMLDTFGLNSIGQVDLLERIHHNQPLESLSKMSFAIIQAVIRKLERRYALSLLENVNTTMKLIRYGRERFSLEVEEITEGERPPMIEVEEYLDTRRKSH; this comes from the coding sequence ATGAATTCGGTTTCAAAAAACAACCTGATCTCGAAGGTGCTTGTGGCGGTTGTGCATGGATGCGATCAAACGTCAGCCGTCAATGCCGGGCATGCCGTCGCCGGAGGCGAAAAAATCCTGCTGGCCGGGTTTATTTACGTGCCAGAGGGACAGTCATTAAGTACGGCAACCCTGCATGCACGGGAATTGCGAAAGACCTTGAAGCAGTTATACAAGGTAAAGCGGAACAATAAATGGGCGCAGGTGCATGTCTCGCACAGGCCCTGGGATGATCTGGTCAAGGTGATCGAAGACGAACAGCCGGATTTATTAATTCTGGAATATCCCAATCAGTTCGAGGCCTTGCAGGTTACGGTCTCCGAGGTGCTCACGCAAACACCCTGCAATATTGCAATCGTAAATCAAAAGATCACCGCCGACATAAAAAGCGCATTGATCCCCATACGCGGCGGGCCGTACACAGGGCTGGCCTTGCGGATTGCCCTGTCCTTAAACAGGACCCAGCATACAAAAATTTCATCCTTGCACCTGTTCTCGCAAAACATGACCGCGGCACAGGATGTGGCCTTCAAGGGCGCGGAGCGTGTCCTGAGAAACCTCCCCGAAATCCAGCGCAATGAAGTCATTACAGACTACCCCATTGACACGATCTATAAATCATCGCAGGAGCACGACCTGATCATCATGGGCACATCGGCGCGTCCGAATGAACCACCGGTCATCGGGACGGCCGCTGAAAAGATGATGAACGAAAGCCGGCATGGCGTGCTGCTGGTCAAGACAAAGCTGCCATATGAAGTAAACCCTGCCAGTGAAGAGGCGGGACAATCCGCCATCTCGGTGCTCGTGGATAAATGGTTTGCGGAAAACACATTTCACGGCGACGAGTTCAAGGACCTGAAATATTTACTTTCGCTGAAGGAAAAGCAGGGTATCGCCATCAGTCTTGCCCTGCCCGCACTCAACGAGGAAGAGACAGTGGGAAAGGTGATCACCACCATTCAAAATGCGTTGATGACCGAGGTGCCGTTATTGGATGAAATCGTCCTGATGGATTCAAATTCCACAGACCGTACGCGTCAGATCGCCGAGGGACTGGGGGTGCCGGTCCATATCCATCAGGAGACATTACCCAACTATAAGGCGAGACCTGGAAAAGGCGAAGCCTTATGGAAAAGTCTGTATTGCACGCGCGGCGACATCATCATCTGGATCGATACGGATATTGTCAACATCAGCCCACACTTTGTATACGGGTTAATCGGACCTCTTCTGCTCAAACCGGAACTTAATTTTGTGAAGGGTTTTTACCGCCGCCCGTTAAAAGTGGGCAACAAAATGCAGGCGGGCAGCGGCGGGCGCGTCACTGAATTGACCGCGCGTCCGTTAATCAACCTCTTCTACCCCGAACTTTCCGGCATTGTCCAGCCGCTCTCCGGCGAATACGGCGGCAGGCGCAAGGCGCTGGAACAACTTCCCTTCTTTTCAGGCTACGGCGTCGAGATCGGCCTGCTGATCGACATGCTCGACACATTCGGGTTGAACTCCATCGGGCAGGTCGATCTGCTGGAACGCATCCATCATAACCAGCCGTTGGAATCGCTCAGCAAAATGTCCTTTGCAATCATCCAGGCTGTCATCCGCAAGCTGGAAAGACGCTATGCCCTCAGCCTTTTGGAAAACGTGAACACCACCATGAAACTCATCCGCTATGGGCGGGAGCGTTTCTCCCTGGAGGTGGAAGAGATCACCGAGGGCGAACGTCCGCCCATGATCGAAGTGGAAGAGTATCTCGATACACGCAGGAAAAGCCATTAA
- a CDS encoding glycosyltransferase family 4 protein, whose amino-acid sequence MKITLLHYSAPPVVGGVESVMDHHARLMARGGHQVQVIAARGRQVDSHIRFTSIPLVDSRHADILSMKEELDRGRVPGSFESAVGRIEAALSEHLQDTEVLIAHNVCSLNKNLALTAALFNISQRQKDLHMILWHHDLAWTTPRYLPELHKGYPWDLLKTAWKGVTQVTISDMRQDELAGLMKLKKSDIIVVANGVDVNRFFKLEEETQTYIAKTGLLDANPLLLLPVRITSRKNIELALNTLVHVRKAYTDAQLVVTGPLGPHNPANVKYFEKLAALRRDLGLSGAAHFLAELTDEYIPDAVISDFYQLADALFLPSFEEGFGIPILEAGLAAMPIFCSDIPPLRKLGGEFASYFIPEEDPETVGRMIVEKLDGNMVLGMKSFVRSNFIWDRIYKMKINPLLHEVRGEMS is encoded by the coding sequence ATGAAAATCACCCTTCTTCATTATTCCGCGCCGCCCGTGGTTGGAGGCGTGGAGAGCGTCATGGATCACCATGCCAGATTAATGGCTCGCGGCGGACATCAAGTGCAGGTCATTGCCGCCCGTGGCAGGCAGGTGGATTCGCACATCCGCTTCACATCCATCCCGCTGGTGGATTCGCGCCACGCGGACATCCTGTCCATGAAGGAGGAACTGGACCGGGGGAGAGTCCCCGGCAGTTTCGAATCAGCCGTCGGGAGGATCGAGGCGGCCCTGTCCGAACATCTTCAGGATACGGAAGTCCTCATTGCCCATAACGTCTGTTCGCTCAATAAAAATCTTGCACTGACCGCCGCGCTTTTCAACATCAGCCAGAGGCAGAAGGACCTGCACATGATCCTGTGGCATCACGACCTTGCCTGGACAACGCCGCGTTATCTGCCTGAACTGCATAAAGGATATCCGTGGGATCTCCTGAAGACCGCGTGGAAGGGAGTGACGCAGGTGACCATCTCCGACATGCGGCAGGACGAACTGGCCGGGCTGATGAAATTAAAAAAGTCGGACATTATCGTTGTCGCAAACGGCGTGGATGTGAACAGGTTTTTCAAACTCGAAGAGGAAACGCAAACGTATATCGCCAAAACGGGATTGCTGGATGCAAACCCGCTTTTGCTGTTGCCGGTACGGATCACATCGCGCAAGAACATCGAACTGGCGCTGAACACACTCGTGCATGTGCGAAAGGCGTACACAGACGCCCAATTGGTGGTGACGGGACCGCTTGGTCCGCACAACCCCGCCAATGTAAAATATTTCGAGAAACTGGCTGCCCTGCGGCGCGACCTTGGATTGAGCGGTGCGGCGCACTTCCTTGCCGAGTTGACGGATGAATACATTCCCGATGCGGTCATTTCCGATTTTTATCAACTGGCGGATGCGCTGTTCCTGCCGAGTTTCGAGGAAGGGTTTGGCATTCCCATTCTGGAGGCGGGACTGGCGGCGATGCCCATCTTCTGCTCGGATATCCCGCCCCTGCGAAAGCTCGGCGGCGAGTTTGCATCCTATTTCATCCCCGAGGAAGACCCCGAAACAGTCGGCAGAATGATCGTGGAAAAACTGGACGGGAACATGGTGCTGGGAATGAAGTCTTTTGTCCGTTCCAATTTTATCTGGGACCGCATCTACAAGATGAAGATCAACCCCCTGCTCCATGAAGTAAGAGGAGAAATGTCATGA
- a CDS encoding DUF2179 domain-containing protein: METFDWQTWIILPLFVFIARLIDVALGTVRIIFTSRGKKHLAPLLGFVEVFIWVSIIAQITRGSNNIVAYLAYAAGFAAGNYLGMFIEDKLAIGTLVVRAIVPEEVSTSLAKTLKENGFGVTIVSGMGSQGPVKLIYTVVMRKELTMVAERIKSVSPNAFFTVEELRSAEHGIFHPSAQSTTPFGMLTKRKSK; encoded by the coding sequence ATGGAAACGTTCGACTGGCAGACCTGGATCATCCTTCCCTTATTTGTATTCATCGCCCGCCTGATCGATGTGGCGCTCGGCACAGTGCGCATCATCTTCACCTCGCGCGGCAAGAAACATCTCGCGCCCCTGCTTGGCTTCGTGGAGGTCTTCATCTGGGTCAGCATCATCGCACAGATCACGAGGGGGTCGAACAATATTGTTGCCTATCTCGCGTATGCAGCGGGATTTGCAGCGGGGAATTATCTCGGCATGTTCATCGAGGATAAACTTGCGATCGGTACATTGGTTGTCCGCGCGATCGTGCCGGAGGAGGTTTCCACGTCCCTTGCAAAGACCCTGAAGGAGAATGGCTTCGGGGTGACCATTGTCAGCGGCATGGGTTCGCAGGGGCCCGTGAAACTGATCTATACCGTGGTGATGCGCAAGGAATTGACGATGGTGGCGGAGAGGATCAAATCCGTGAGTCCAAATGCCTTCTTTACCGTGGAGGAACTGCGCTCCGCCGAGCATGGGATTTTTCACCCATCCGCGCAGTCCACCACGCCGTTCGGCATGCTTACAAAGCGGAAATCGAAATAA
- the asnB gene encoding asparagine synthase B has protein sequence MCGIAGVLRQPANGNVKSMIEKLAHRGPDGHGVEELKHASIGHTRLAILDVEGGHQPMQFEDAWIAFNGEIYNYRKLQRKYLSDAKLETHSDTEVLLHLYKKFGPEFVKLLDGMFAFVIYQNGEYLLARDPLGIKPLYLGFGANENQMYFASEIKAFEGKVDSVKEFPAGHWFHSRSGWKRFYQVGKTIQKFDGSEAHALPLIKSTLRDAVHKRMLADVPVGVSLSGGLDSSIVSMLACEGTEQLHSFAVGVEGSEDLPAARLMAEHLNTRHHELVYTAQDMLDVLPDVLYYLETFDPALVRSAIPNYFLSQLASDHVKVFLTGEGADEVYAGYDYLADFDDPEALQDEMIEITEALHNTNLQRADRMSMAFGLEARVPFLDVKSVSTALGFPAEWKLHNGRAPKHILRQAFADDLPDEIVNRPKQKFSKGAGSSDLISQLAEETISDDEFLSESQRLHSEWDYTLPNKEALYYYKIMQAHYEDQWLFPNMGHSRSL, from the coding sequence GTGTGGAATCGCTGGCGTATTACGTCAACCAGCAAATGGAAACGTCAAATCCATGATCGAAAAACTGGCGCACCGCGGACCCGATGGACACGGTGTGGAGGAACTAAAACATGCTTCCATCGGGCATACGAGGCTTGCCATTTTGGATGTCGAGGGCGGACATCAACCCATGCAGTTCGAAGATGCATGGATCGCATTTAACGGCGAAATCTATAATTACCGCAAACTACAAAGAAAATATCTTTCAGATGCGAAGCTGGAAACCCATTCAGACACCGAGGTGCTATTGCATCTGTACAAAAAGTTCGGCCCCGAATTCGTGAAACTGCTCGACGGCATGTTCGCCTTCGTCATTTATCAGAACGGGGAATATCTGCTGGCGCGCGACCCCTTGGGAATCAAACCGCTCTATCTCGGCTTCGGCGCGAATGAAAACCAGATGTATTTCGCATCCGAGATCAAGGCTTTTGAGGGGAAGGTCGATTCGGTGAAGGAATTTCCCGCAGGTCACTGGTTCCATTCGAGGTCAGGATGGAAGCGTTTTTATCAAGTCGGAAAAACGATACAAAAGTTCGATGGGAGCGAGGCTCACGCCCTGCCGCTCATCAAGTCCACGTTGCGGGATGCAGTGCACAAACGAATGCTGGCAGATGTCCCTGTCGGCGTCAGCCTGAGCGGCGGACTGGACAGCAGCATCGTCTCCATGCTGGCATGTGAAGGCACGGAACAATTGCATTCCTTTGCTGTCGGCGTGGAGGGCAGTGAAGACCTGCCCGCCGCGCGACTGATGGCGGAGCACCTCAACACCCGGCATCATGAACTCGTCTACACCGCGCAGGACATGCTGGATGTGCTCCCCGATGTGTTGTATTACCTTGAAACCTTCGACCCCGCGTTGGTGCGCAGTGCCATCCCAAATTACTTTTTGTCGCAACTTGCGTCCGACCACGTCAAAGTGTTTCTAACGGGTGAGGGCGCGGACGAAGTCTACGCGGGCTATGATTACCTCGCGGATTTCGACGACCCCGAAGCCTTGCAGGATGAAATGATCGAGATCACCGAGGCGCTTCACAACACGAACCTGCAGCGCGCCGACCGCATGTCCATGGCATTTGGATTGGAAGCCCGCGTCCCTTTTCTGGACGTGAAATCTGTTTCGACCGCCCTGGGTTTTCCCGCCGAGTGGAAATTACACAATGGACGCGCGCCCAAGCACATCCTGCGCCAGGCATTCGCGGACGACCTGCCCGACGAGATCGTCAACCGCCCCAAGCAGAAATTCTCCAAAGGCGCAGGTTCTTCCGACCTGATTTCCCAACTTGCCGAAGAAACGATCTCCGACGACGAATTCCTGTCCGAGTCCCAGCGGCTGCATAGCGAGTGGGATTACACCCTGCCAAACAAGGAGGCCCTGTATTACTATAAGATCATGCAGGCACACTACGAAGACCAGTGGCTCTTCCCGAACATGGGCCACAGTCGGAGTTTATAA